One Triplophysa dalaica isolate WHDGS20190420 chromosome 11, ASM1584641v1, whole genome shotgun sequence genomic window carries:
- the foxi2 gene encoding forkhead box protein I2 has product MNTIHNNSTAAVNPLQQLPKSALETADMAVYCDNFSVYHQQNLPAAQRPAGYGLGDYTPTPNPYLWLNGPGVNASSSYIHANNSASFIPPSYGPQRQYLANSTGFAGPDLGWFSIASQEELLKLVRPPYSYSALIAMAIQNTHEKKLTLSQIYQYVADNFPFYKKSKAGWQNSIRHNLSLNDCFKKVPRDEDDPGKGNYWTLDPNCEKMFDNGNFRRKRKRRTESSTGVANITKPEDDRQFTGMKPTESSHLSGPASPEIDAANESHKGSSPTGIMSSPCFNNFFNSMSALSSSSTPTARQGSLGLVNELSSRNISTLSQYPASSAPDAGGPSDLQDSVQVNRGMYYNSFTGSQSAQFSGHFYNSFSVNSLIYPRDGTDL; this is encoded by the exons ATGAACACCATCCATAACAACAGTACCGCTGCTGTCAACCCTCTCCAGCAACTGCCCAAAAGCGCACTCGAGACTGCGGATATGGCCGTGTATTGTGACAATTTTAGTGTTTACCACCAACAGAACCTACCTGCGGCGCAGAGACCAGCAGGATACGGCCTAGGCGACTACACGCCGACCCCGAACCCATACTTGTGGCTTAATGGACCTGGTGTCAACGCATCTTCTTCGTACATTCACGCAAACAACAGCGCATCATTCATCCCTCCATCGTACGGCCCTCAAAGGCAATATCTGGCAAACTCCACCGGATTCGCCGGTCCGGATCTGGGCTGGTTCTCCATCGCGAGCCAAGAGGAACTTTTGAAGCTCGTGCGTCCGCCTTACTCATACTCTGCACTGATAGCCATGGCGATACAGAACACGCACGAGAAAAAGTTAACTTTGAGTCAAATCTATCAGTATGTGGCAGATAACTTTCCGTTTTATAAGAAGAGTAAAGCGGGATGGCAAAACTCCATCAGGCACAACCTTTCATTAAATGATTGCTTTAAAAAAGTGCCGCGCGACGAAGACGACCCAG GAAAAGGAAATTATTGGACTCTAGACCCCAACTGTGAAAAGATGTTTGACAACGGAAACTTTCGTAGGAAAAGGAAGCGCAGAACAGAATCCAGTACAGGTGTTGCCAACATTACAAAACCAGAGGATGACCGACAGTTTACAGGAATGAAACCCACAGAGAGCAGTCACCTCTCAGGACCCGCATCTCCTGAGATCGATGCGGCAAATGAAAGCCACAAAGGCTCATCTCCTACAGGCATTATGAGCTCTCCGTGCTTCAATAATTTCTTCAACAGTATGTCTGCTCTAAGCTCTTCTTCAACGCCCACGGCCAGACAAGGCTCTCTGGGTCTGGTAAATGAACTTTCTAGCCGAAATATTAGTACACTGAGCCAGTACCCTGCAAGCTCTGCACCTGACGCAGGTGGACCAAGTGATCTCCAAGACAGTGTCCAGGTTAACCGTGGAATGTACTATAACTCTTTTACTGGTAGCCAGAGCGCGCAGTTCAGTGGACATTTCTACAATAGCTTCAGTGTTAACAGTCTTATTTACCCTCGAGACGGGACTGATTTATAA